The Sebastes umbrosus isolate fSebUmb1 chromosome 24, fSebUmb1.pri, whole genome shotgun sequence genome contains the following window.
TGGATTAGACCAGAGGGTTGAAACTTTCTTCAGTTCAGACATTTCTATTGAGAACATGTTGTAttttccatctttatatactgaTGATGAAGCCAAGTGTTCGGTCTCTAGTCCGGTGGAAAATGTGGAGTGACGACATATTTCTCAGCAGATTTATGAGACACAGGTGCACAACTAATGACATCGATGGCTGCAAAGCACTGTAGTAATTACTGGAGTTGAcccattattaatgttattagttccaCCTGTGCTTCTCCCGCTATGAAAAAGCTCTATGAATTTGATTTGGGAAGAAACAAGAGTGATCTGATGCTAGAAAGACTGGCAAGATTCAGGTTAGTAAGATTTATTCACAATGATATGTTAAAATATGACCGAGTTCAGCATAGAAGTGTCCCAGAAGAGTGAAGGAAACAAAGCCTCTTGCACCAGACAGGCATCCAGATCCAAAGTGCAAAAGGAAGAGTTGAAACACAGAGTTGAAATCCCATGAGAGGTGAATTTGTGCCACAACCAAGCAAAGTGAGATGGTGAAGAAGTGAGAACCAGCGAGGCAGCCTGAAGTCAGAAAAGACAGGTAGAAGAAACCGCAGGCCAGTTTACCGGTGGCGGGCGGCAGTGAGAGGCCGGACTGGAGGCCTCCAAACCCCCAGGGCTCATTGCGCTGGAAAGGGAACTGCGACGGTGGCAGATCACACGCCGTGAGCATCAGGTCGTCATCAAAGCTTGCCGACAGTCCTCTGAGGTCGTGCAGGTCTGGAGTAGGTTTGGTGGTGTTTTGGTGCACTGAGATCAGAGGATCATCCGGCCCACAGTCAGCAACAACAATGTACACATCTGTACTATTATACAAGTGCTGGCTATAGAACCAATACCTCTGGAGGAGTTCTCACAGACAAACTTACCACTGTCACCGGTTTGGCTCTGTCCAACACTGCCGTGGGTGGAGTCTGGAAAGGAGGGCACATCAGAAACAGCAGGATGACACTCCTTTTAaatttgacaataaacagaaatatccagcccaaataacatgttaaaaagTGGCTTCTTATATTACAGTACCTGGTCTTGATGTTTGAAGATGTATTTATATTGCATGTAAATGGCTAAACACATAACGCAACACCTCAATGAGATTTCTGTGTGACGGTTTGGTaaatttacgaggaaaaaaagctCACAATTTTACGAGagaacttggatattctctgagattgaaGTGGTTAATTTACGAGGAAAgaactcacaaatttacgaggaacattttcacaaatttaaaaggaaaaaactcagagatttacgagaaaaaaacttggatattctgtgtgattaaagtggtaaatatatgaggaaaaaactcacaaatttacaagaacaAAACTCTCGGAAAAACTTGGATCAgcctcatcacaccacagacgcCGCCGCTTGCtgtgtattattgttattttcattaccaattatttattttctggaaTAATCAGAATCGGTTTTATTTGCCAAGTGCATACATAAAAGGAGTTTGACTCTTTTATGCATCTCTTTATAGGTGCTTACacagaaacatgaaaaaaaaaacaattgttttgtctataaaatgtcagaaaatacaaaaaaatactatttccTGTGGCCCAAAATTACATCaccaaattgcttgttttgtctgtaaTTGTTGAATCCATCCTTGCCCTCATTTCTTGTTCTACATTCAAAATCATTTGAGGTATTGTGCCAAAgtaactgataaaaaaacatcacttttaaCTGTGTGTTTAAGCCTACAGGGGGCAGCACATACCTGCGCCAGAGGCACTTCCTGATGGCTTGTTGTCGTCATCCAAGGACACCAGACtgaggaagaaggaaggaggaagggaggaggggaaaaaatgagaaagtgcCTTATCTACGGACCCGGTTTTTGCTATTTTTAGCGATGCAGTAGCCTCTATTTGATTTGGAGCTGCAGTCTCTGCTTCTAAAGCTCTCAGCTGCCACGTGGATCCCTACTGGATATGCGAGGATGTGTTAGgactacatttctttttacttaaTGTTCCCTCACCTGTCTGCGTTGCTCTGCAGAGGCTTCTCCTTCTTATCCTCTTGTTTCTGTGCGTCTATTAGTTCCTCCAGTGGGTCTCGCAGGTCCTGTAGGAGCAAAGAATACAGTTAAATGTCATATAAAAAGGGACGTGTATTAACAGATCACTTCAGCTGCTGCAGTTACAGCCAGGTATTCATGCTGGGTTTTTGCAGTCCGCCTGTGATTGCACACTCTTAATGTGAAGTACCTTGAGTGTGGTGAACTGGTATGGCACATGTCCGTGGAAGGCCTTTTGGATTCCCGACATGGCGTGGGCCGTCTTCTCCCAGAACTGCAGCAGAGTGGTCTGCCATGACAGGAAAGCACATGTTGAATAAATGACAAAGACATGAAACGCCGGATTTCCACTAAGTAGTTCCAGGTTATTTTAGTCcccttttcaaggaactaaaaggttccttcagcccattgttgtctgtgtttccatagCGGTCTAGGTTTTGTCTCACTGTGACGATACTTACTGCTGCATAGTATTCACtaatgcacgttggatgtaatgaatgaaatgcagcggAGAGCATCTGTCtctacagtaaatcatctgCTGTGTTTAGCCACAtttccaccacaggaactttcccccagaactaggaaccttttgagaaACTCATTGCCTTTCAACTGCAGGGACCAGAGTCTAAATTAAGTTTCGGGGACATTTTATGGagcctttttaccccccaaaaaggccctggtcgagGGGTAGTACTTTCAGAAATAGAGGAACtttcggggtggagtttgcaggggaTGACCGTTGCTATTTTGGTGAAACAAGCACACAGCGCTGCTGCTTCAaatgtaccgcttcattcataaaacaaggactcaatttagaccctggtccctgcggtcgaaatgcaatgagttcctcagAAAGGTTCCTAGTTATGTGGGAAAGTTCCTGTCGTCGAAAAGGGGCTTAAGACAAACAAGCGGGTAGACAGATCAAGATACTTGATGGGAGTGTACACTGGTGACTATACCTTGTATAAGCTAACATACCTGGTAGGTACAGAGGGAGTGGGACAGCATGTTGCAGCGGCTAGCTCCCAGCATGTCAACCTTCTGACACACATCATTCTTCAGCTTCTCAAACTGGCTCTTTGTCCCTCTGACCTGGCTTTGGACctattaaacaaaaaacaagacaatgaaAACCATGTACGCATACTTTAGCTCATTACGATACATCCCAAACAAGCGTCCTCCGACCTTGCGGAACTTCTCCAGCTGTTTGTAGGTGTCCGGGTCCAGTTCTTGGGAGACATCTTTCATCCAGAGCAGAGCTCCTCTGTACTCGGTGCGAGCCTTCTCCATACGAGTGACAGTCAGTAGCGTGTCAGCGATGGCGCGCCGCCTGAACGTCTCCACTTCCTGGTGCAAGCGGTGCAGTGGCGGGCAGAGTGCCATcctatgggggaaaaaaaagatacaatTTCATGAAATATCTCTAAATTATAAAAGATATTCGATTAGAATGCACTGTATATGTTGACTTCATTGATTTCCGCGGCTGACCTCTGCTTGGCGGAGCTGCACAGGGCCTTGCTGGTGGCGTCCATCATGTTGCCAGCCTTTGTGCGATCGTGTTCCCCCTGGAAGCGAAGGAACAGGCCGAGCTCGTTCTCCTCCTGAGACAAGCCTGCGGAaagaggtcaaagttcaagtcCAACATGTACACAAAGGTCACAATGGCTTAAAGAGGAAAACCAAACGAGAATATAGAGTGTTTACATGAGTCTTTAGTAAATCTCCTAAACCCAGAGGCAAccgtttttatatataaaaacacaaagcacctCAATCGTGGTAACTATCTTTTTAGAATAGTGATTGAGTGAGAGATGTAGTTTCATAGCTGACTTCCTCATACCATGACTGTGGTGGTAACAATACACCTAACACTGTTTAATACTTGTTCTGAGTAGGGGAGACCAGGGCCCTGTTTCCCAAAAGCAACTTAAAGTCCGGGTAAAGTAAAAACTGCGTTGGAGTCTAGTTGTGACCGTCACTCACGTGTGATCCTGTGCTGGTACTTCTCAATCACCTTCAGCAGCTCCGTGCACGTTAACTGGACCGAGCGGAAGAACTGCAGAGACAAACGGGCAGAACACTTCACACAGACCCTTTTCTCAAAGCAGGTCCATTTTTAAACAGGTATGTAGTTTTGAGATTTTCTGTCCACTTCATGTTACTTATTTCAAGACATGTGATGCTTCCGCGAGGCAGCACTCCAACCTTTCATTCAGTTAACACAACATATTTCTGTCTGGCAGTcggcctcctctcctcccatctgGTTGACGACAACGGTGACTAAATGATGAGTGTGTGTCATAGCAACACAAGATTTGGAGGCCACTCCGGTGCTGCCGATTTCTCTCAGACAACACAGGTTTTATACGTCTTATACCTTAAACTGCAGCTAAGCTAATGAGTCTCTGTTATTCAGTGGAAACGTATAAAGacgagcagagggaggaggcgaCTTGAACATGTTACTGATTAACAGCAGAATAAACAGCCACTACTTTCAGTCAGTCTGCCTCAGCGGCGGCCTAACACCTGTCAGTGTACAGTTCACCACTCCTGCACAACACACCTCTTTAATGGTTATTAGTGGGATGTCCAATACTGGTGATCGATTCATAAAGATCATGTTTATCTCATTGTAGCTTCTCCGTCTGAGTCACAGCAATAAGGCAGAGGGAAAAACAGAGTGTGCACTACGTTCAGTTCTGCTTTTCTAATTGAGATGGTGCTGGAAGATGTGGTTCGTCTAGACAGacaataaatcaagaatagctccacaattACCAGATCTATATGCATGATcgtggtctctatggataggtaagacctagATTCTACAGAGGTTTTAGTAATGGTACTGATGCTtaatacaaaaatgacaaaaatgtataGCAAAGGGTAAGGGTTAAAAAATCGGATCATCCTGGTAGCTCACAGGTCACAAAGCAAACGCTGCTTcaattttgaaatgtgaacatGCACAGAGGCAATGTCGtgataataaaaaacagataaaatcaTATTAGCTGTGAGGCTGCCGTCCAAATCTAATCAGCCCTGGTGGTTTTGGTGCTCTGCTGCTCCACAGAGGGCTCAGGGTCGAGATGAAATTCAGGAAGGAAATAGAGGAAATGTAGGAAGTGTGGGATCTCTGGATGTGGTTCTCCCTTCTGCCTGTCTTTTAACACCTCTTTTCGGACTTTTGTCTCCGTCTCACGAACAAGGGGACAAGGAGGACAGACGAGGCCTGATCTCGTTCCGCAGCGAACAAAAGCCTCGTCTCAGTGAAACTCTAGCCTCACAGGACCAGACAGTCTGACAGCCTGTCACAACTAAATGCCAGCCGGGGTCTCAGCCAATCCGAACTGTCCGCTCTCGTTTGCTGAACCGCCGAGAGGCAGAGGAACAAACTGTACTCTGTTGACATCCCCTCCACAGCTGTGATGTGGTGTGAGACATCTCACCTATAATTAACGAGACAGCAAGAAAGGATCTCTGCAAACAATGGGCACCTTGTGCCAACACGCTGCTGAtgttttgacacacatttccttGTATTCATTCTGCGGATACAGAATGACACACAATACATTCTGGCAAACAATATCCACTTGTTGTTTACCTCAGTGAACAAACCAACTTTTACAAGGCTCTACATGACCCCCCtctaatagatccctctaaatgttacacactgttcctttaaagcttcagttaaTTTCTCCTCTCCTACCTCGAGCTTGGCGTCCAGGTCAGCGTCTGACGCCACCACGTACTCGTCCTCCTTCTTGCCCGTGGCTTTGATGAGGACCTGCTTGGTCTTCCAGAACTTCTTCTGCATGCGAGCCATGACCGAGCTGTCCTCGCCGAGCAGGGCCCGGCCGCCGCTCAGCATGTCCCCTGCAAACCTGGAGATCCACACTTCAGTCAGTTGTGCTCAGAACAACACAGTTTTATATCATAATAAGAATGATAATGGTATTGGTAACGGTTATCAGTTATGTAATTTTACACATACCCGTCCATCATTGGATATCAGCCTTTTTCTGttctgaaaacaaaagaaatatagAGGTGATGTTTaaccatagacttacattgggaaagagacgtctgtaactcagcggataatttttttttaagtgaatcaactccccatacgaacacttgaatagcccttatttaaaaaaattagtttttaaagttgtaaaatgcactaatagctgaatccagagttatttcccttcctccgttcatgtgagtgagacccagaccgagggtggagcgcaagccgtgacgacgttgggaccccgtgaccgagtcatgtgacggaagtcgagccatttaggcttcatgcgccactgagcaactctcataggaatgactgGGGCCCCttctccaacgctgtatccagttcttttaatacatccatgagcaATAAGAGGTGGCCATCTTGGTTCCGActctatatatttttaaaatgcttaaaaacagagccaagagtaggtgcagaagtctagttttctctcagaacacttgaattacaatatgctgaaagattactattacatttttgcccaatgatgccaaaaatattttgcctactgcacctttaaagtataATAGTAGCTTATTCTATGGGTTAACAGTTCCATATCATATATTTCATTCACAATTTTCAGCCATCCATTTTTTGTAGTTGGTTCTGACTTACACCATCTCTTCGTAATGGCCTTCTTACAGGCTGCCAACAACACTTTCAtgcagggcttttattgtgaaagctaAGATGTATGTGGTAGCAATAAGAGGTGGCCATCTTGGTTCCGActctatatatttttataaaacctgaaaacagagccaagaggaggtgtggaagtctagttttctctcagaacacttgaactacaacatgctgaaagatTACGATGTAATTTTTgaccaatgataccaaaaaatattctacctactgcacctttaaagtataACAGTAGCTGCTGTCCAAGGCAAAACAGAAAGCATGAAACCAGAGCTGACAGCTGTTCCCCTCCACTGTGTTATAAAGGAGTTATAAGAGGTTAATAGATGGTTGTCTGGAAAACAGAGATGGTTGTTGGAGCAAACACTTTGATTACAAGGAGTCATCCAGCTGGCTGTGAAGCAGGTGTTCAGTTACAAAGAAAAGGCTGCTTTGATGACACGGTAGCTAGCAGCAGGTAGCTCACAGCTAAGTGTCGTTGCAGGAGCTGTAAAGAACATTTACAAGCTAATACAACTagacctctctctctgttatgaTCACACACTTCATAAAGGTGGATATATCTTTACCTTGCTTGTAGTTTTGTCCCTCAGTACGAGCATCTATGCAGAGCAGCTCGGCTAGCCTCCTCTTCCCATAACCGTCATCTACTCTGAGTCAGAGAAACAGGATATGCAAAGTAGTTTTAGCCTCTGTTTGGACACAAGGGGGCGCTGAAGATCAACTAGAGTGGCTCCTCTTCTCAATAGACGATCTTCGGCGTGGCGTTGCTGCTGCTCAGAACACTGCGAAGATCGTCTATTGAGAAGAGGAGTCGCACACAGGTAATAAGTGGCTGCAAAAAGTGGACTACACGTTGCCTAAAATGATCATTCAATATGTTTAttagtggttttcaaagtggggtccttgagggggttCCCAGCAATACTCAGcaatatttattttcactataatatCCATGATATCCATCCATAGGTCATGGGTCTCATaaactttctgtaataaaacatctaaaagcaaaattTGATTAGGTCAGACTTGTGCCATAAAAGTGTGTCAGCCACTGTTAATGCTAGATACAGATTGATCCATTATAACTGTCTTCACCAACTCTATTTCACACCACAGAGATTGCATAAATATAGACCTGAGatatcaaatatgtgttttagaTGTGGTATATAGAGGAGGGCTCGGTTTTGCATTGCACCAGGTCATGTACAAAACTTAATATCTTTTGGCAGGACTTCTCTGACATTATGACAAGATTTACAGGATTTACCTTCCCATTGGATCCTCAAATTTGCCTATTAGGAAATTAGTACACCTTTAAGAAACTTTCAAAAAAAGTCTTCAGAAATAGCTCTATGCATCGCCAGAAAGTGTAGAGCAATTACATGGAAGTCTGATTCCCATCTCCTCATATCTAGATGGCTTTTAGAAATGAACAGCTGCATTCCATTTGAAAAGATCACATATACCCTGAGAAATTAACACAACACCTTTCTGAAGATGTGGCATCCCTATTTAACCTATATGGACTCCTTACCAACACCTATATCGGATTTGATATAACAAAATTATCAGACTTGATACATCATTAGTCATCTGAATAAGTAAGATCACTGCATCTCGTtatttatgatttctttatttgtgtgtttaatttgctttttcTATATCCTTTTTAATTCAATTGAGTTAACTAGCCTACACCTTTTGAGTGTGGTTCTCTTTCAGTTTGTATGTGGGTGGGATAGGGAGGGAATTTGgagcttgtttgtgttttgtatgtctTGTATATATGTCTGGTAATTTGATGCCCTAGATtaacaaatatgtatatatgtagtatataaaatgttgcggtaataaactgttaaaataacaaattatagcattataGCATTACTATTAATTAGTtgaattaactatcaatttaccatttaaaaattacatttttattaagtGTATAATTAACATGGATTTCCTTTCCAATTCTAGCTACACCCTGTACAACACAGCAAATCATAAACATACATCCATAATTCATTTGTACACTGTAAAATGATCAatagagtttatttatttatttatttcacaagaaaaaaaaaaaaatagttcttCAGTATAAAGTATGTTACAAAAATATAACTGGATGTTAGTCAAACTAACATCACATCAAAAATAATCAAGTCCTTGAAAACTAACAATTTTCAGAGTATCAACCTCTGGaagacaaaatgtaattttagtcaTTTGCTAAATCATAACAGCACCAGGGCTCTCCCATATTTCATCATCATAAATATTAGAGGTAGATGTGATTGTATCTGTGCCCGTCAGAGAGAGGCCGTTGCAGTCTTTGACTGTTGTCTCCGCAGCGTTCTGGATGAAACACCCTGCAGCCTGCTCAGAGTCCACAGGAGGATCCTTGGATGGTTCTGAACACAAGTCCTGGTCAACCACAACAGCTTTATTTGTTTCTAAATCCTCCTGATGACTAACTTCAGCTGAACTTCTCTCTCCACCACCCAGAGAGGTAGACCGAGGCACAGCCCTGGCGCCCTCTGATGGTTCTTCCTGCCTCCCTTCATGCTCTACAGCTGCTGGTGTGACTTTATCCTTTAACCCCTTCTGGTCCTGAGGTCTGCTCTCCAGGCCAAAGAAGTTGTTACGGACAACGTAGCGCACACACTGCAGGAGGACGTTCCTCTCGTGGCGGATATCTTGGGCCAGCAACTAAACAGTGTGAAAGAACAGAGAGAAGCTCAATTTACagagagtcaacaattaacctaacctgcatgtctttggactgtgggaggaaacaggaGCACCCGGCgcaaacccacactaacacgcGGAGAATATGCAAACTCCTGTGAAATGTGCTTGTATAATCTTACCATCTCAAGTAGAGTGGGACGACATGTCTGCGGTGTATCTTGGTGTCCTCCTCTACCACCCCTGCCTCCTCTTCCCCTTCCCCACCTTCCTCTTCTGCCGTTAGGTGTGTGATGGGCACAGTCAGAGCGGGCGTCTTTGTGAGAATCTGCAACCTGTGGAGAGGTTTCCGGGCCTCTGGAGGGTCCTCTTTCATGAGAGTTTAGTGGTGTTGTGTTTAGGAGAGCCTGGTTTTCTTGCACAAGGTCTCTGGCTCTCTGAATAGGGGTAGCTGAAACACAAGGAAAGAGaataataagtgtttttttcctgtgacaTGCCATTTCCCAATCTATAAAACCaacaataaagataaagataagataatataaaaCCCATTCTGATCTGTAGCAGGTTGAGGTCGAACTCACCCTCTGGTTcctcatcactctcactcatgGAGCCGTAGTTGGCCACCAGGGAGCCCAGAGCTGAGCTCATCTGTTTAGGGGCCACAACCAGGCCACCAGTCCTGGACTCAGGAGCTGGGTCCTCTCGGTCCGAATCTGGAAGCACATTGAAATACATATCAAGTTACCATTACAGTTAATGTTACAATATAGACAATATCAAACCAACAGTAGTTTGAATCAGTCCCAGATGACACAGATGTGAGAGTCTTGTTTGAATACTGTGGTCAGATGAGTCCCTCACCATGATCACTGCTGGCCAGCACTCCCAGTGGATCCCCGTCCCTGCTGGGCTGGTTGAGTTGTGGAGGTCTCTCTGTGACGCTGCTGTCTGATGGGTGAGGGTGTCGCCCGTGGAACCCTCTGTTATCCCAGCCACGACCTCGACCCCGTCCTCGTCCTCTGCCTCTCATTCGCCTGTGAATAAAATATTAAGGTTTAGATTTAGATCAGATTAGCTCAGACTTTAAAACAAATGAGTCCAAATATACTCGTTTTTGTttgcaataaaaaagaaaataagaaatttGTGCATTCACCCAAACTGAGCTGTCTTTAGAACGGCTCCCGTCTCCTCCCGCGCCTCCATCACTTTGATCTTCTTGTCGATATTCTGAAGAGTTGGAAAGTTTCTGGAAAGACGAATTAAAGCTCAAGTTAACATCAAAGGCAACATCTATGAATATACAACAATCTGAACTCAATTGAAAAGCATTCACACAATGAATACTGACTTgcgcctctcctctctccattttgCAATCTCGTCTGGTGTGTCCAGCTTGATTCTTTTAGCGCCCGGTGCATGGTTCTGCAGTCAGGACATAAAAAGAATGACATCAGCAAAGGAAAATACTGAGAGCATAAGTTTCAGACACACAGCGAGTTGTGTTACCTACATTATTCCAGTGGATGCTGACGATTTTCTCATGAGCCATGAAGCTGCAGTCAGGCACAGCACACTACGAAAGAGGTTTGATGGAGGTCATCAGTGCGAATGCTGATTtccataaatgacatgaaataaagcacAACATACTTGATAGATATATCAAATTACCTTGACATGTTGAGAAACATGTTCGTCGTACTTTTCTTGGATTTTGAAGCCCCGGTCACAGGTGTCACAAAAATAGGAATACTCTGGTTCTTTCTTATTTCTCTGCTGTGGATTATAGACACATCAGTTCAcacattagcttcactttttgacattgggaggaagtggagaagcgttgtccatctatatataaacAATGTATAGTTTCCACAGATAGGTACCTTTTTCACATGATTGTTGGGAGCTCCATAATGCTGTCTTCCACCTCGATGTCCACCTTGATGCCATTTACGATCAAAGTTTTGACCTGAAGACAAGGCTGAAGTTAGATGCATGACAGCAAAACACACAgtgtaaagtgaatatctttgtctcatatatctttgtacagtgaa
Protein-coding sequences here:
- the ical1 gene encoding islet cell autoantigen 1-like isoform X1 encodes the protein MMDGFAGDMLSGGRALLGEDSSVMARMQKKFWKTKQVLIKATGKKEDEYVVASDADLDAKLEFFRSVQLTCTELLKVIEKYQHRITRLSQEENELGLFLRFQGEHDRTKAGNMMDATSKALCSSAKQRMALCPPLHRLHQEVETFRRRAIADTLLTVTRMEKARTEYRGALLWMKDVSQELDPDTYKQLEKFRKVQSQVRGTKSQFEKLKNDVCQKVDMLGASRCNMLSHSLCTYQTTLLQFWEKTAHAMSGIQKAFHGHVPYQFTTLKDLRDPLEELIDAQKQEDKKEKPLQSNADSLVSLDDDNKPSGSASGADSTHGSVGQSQTGDSVHQNTTKPTPDLHDLRGLSASFDDDLMLTACDLPPSQFPFQRNEPWGFGGLQSGLSLPPATGGGLLSGGPAGLRAEEEDGERGDMAFLKDLLSPGPGASDEFSREWQDAFGLFDTPGSPPPSTGAASSELAASSGPPRPLSNPPSPTGFLPSQLLDHSLSSTGWSTPPMFQAPPLQPPPGQNQSAQPAPSSAANAASGGSKDMSAWFNLFADLDPLSNPDAIGRSPDELLNA
- the ical1 gene encoding islet cell autoantigen 1-like isoform X2; this encodes MMDGFAGDMLSGGRALLGEDSSVMARMQKKFWKTKQVLIKATGKKEDEYVVASDADLDAKLEFFRSVQLTCTELLKVIEKYQHRITRLSQEENELGLFLRFQGEHDRTKAGNMMDATSKALCSSAKQRMALCPPLHRLHQEVETFRRRAIADTLLTVTRMEKARTEYRGALLWMKDVSQELDPDTYKQLEKFRKVQSQVRGTKSQFEKLKNDVCQKVDMLGASRCNMLSHSLCTYQTTLLQFWEKTAHAMSGIQKAFHGHVPYQFTTLKDLRDPLEELIDAQKQEDKKEKPLQSNADSLVSLDDDNKPSGSASGADSTHGSVGQSQTGDSGGGLLSGGPAGLRAEEEDGERGDMAFLKDLLSPGPGASDEFSREWQDAFGLFDTPGSPPPSTGAASSELAASSGPPRPLSNPPSPTGFLPSQLLDHSLSSTGWSTPPMFQAPPLQPPPGQNQSAQPAPSSAANAASGGSKDMSAWFNLFADLDPLSNPDAIGRSPDELLNA
- the nufip1 gene encoding nuclear fragile X mental retardation-interacting protein 1; the protein is MSEPGLYPPPDFCCPPPNTFQPFLQQQQQQHQSGSSSFQPGMWSWTETSTEPSWDYRGQAEGYHGSGLPSGRGHYDLKRPHGQNFDRKWHQGGHRGGRQHYGAPNNHVKKQRNKKEPEYSYFCDTCDRGFKIQEKYDEHVSQHVKCAVPDCSFMAHEKIVSIHWNNNHAPGAKRIKLDTPDEIAKWREERRKNFPTLQNIDKKIKVMEAREETGAVLKTAQFGRMRGRGRGRGRGRGWDNRGFHGRHPHPSDSSVTERPPQLNQPSRDGDPLGVLASSDHDSDREDPAPESRTGGLVVAPKQMSSALGSLVANYGSMSESDEEPEATPIQRARDLVQENQALLNTTPLNSHERGPSRGPETSPQVADSHKDARSDCAHHTPNGRRGRWGRGRGGRGGRGGHQDTPQTCRPTLLEMLLAQDIRHERNVLLQCVRYVVRNNFFGLESRPQDQKGLKDKVTPAAVEHEGRQEEPSEGARAVPRSTSLGGGERSSAEVSHQEDLETNKAVVVDQDLCSEPSKDPPVDSEQAAGCFIQNAAETTVKDCNGLSLTGTDTITSTSNIYDDEIWESPGAVMI